A single Ascochyta rabiei chromosome 4, complete sequence DNA region contains:
- a CDS encoding Adenine phosphoribosyltransferase: protein MSAPNDSPAHHRHPVNSTTPADPPAAGEATAAHPPAGKPDPTLESNASPRRLSAPGPSASSELAGLKVKLKDALRQFPDFPAPGILFEDILPIFADPTLFEALIHALELHINQTLAEKPDVVVGLDARGFLFGPTLALRLGAAFVPVRKRGKLPGPCETAEYMKEYGADFFQMQADAVKPGQKVLIVDDIIATGGSASAAGSLVEKLGGNVLEYIFILELDFLKGRDKLNAPVYTLLSGQEEKRSS, encoded by the exons ATGTCCGCCCCCAACGACTCCCCcgcccaccaccgccaccccGTCAACTCCACGACCCCCGCGGATCCGCCTGCTGCAGGCGAGGCCACCGCTGCCCACCCCCCCGCCGGCAAGCCAGACCCGACGCTCGAGAGCAATGCCTCCCCGAGAAGGCTCTCCGCCCCCGGTCCCTCCGCCTCCTCCGAACTCGCCGGTCTTAAGGTAAAGCTCAAGGACGCCCTGCGCCAGTTCCCCGACTTCCCCGCCCCCGGCATCCTGTTCGAGGACATCCTGCCCATCTTTGCAGACCCCACCCTGTTCGAGGCCCTGATCCACGCCCTCGAGCTGCACATCAACCAGACCCTCGCCGAGAAGCCCGACGTTGTCGTTGGCCTGGATGCCCGCGGTTTCCTGTTCGGTCCCACCCTCGCCTTGAGGCTGGGCGCTGCCTTTGTGCCCGTCCGCAAGAGGGGCAAGCTGCCCGGCCCCTGCGAGACGGCCGAGTACATGAAGGAGTACGGCGCCGATTTCTTCCAGATGCAGGCCGACGCTGTGAAGCCCGGCCAGAAGGTGCTGATTGTCGACGACATCATTGCGACGG GCGGCTCCGCCTCCGCAGCCGGCTCGCTCGTCGAGAAGCTCGGCGGCAACGTCCTCGAGTACATCTTCATCCTCGAGCTCGACTTCCTCAAGGGCCGCGACAAGCTCAACGCCCCCGTCTACACCCTGCTCTCTGGCcaggaggagaagaggagCAGCTAA
- a CDS encoding Histone deacetylase: protein MEGAHMEPTTGSNSLLGGTASQPKKVAYFYDSDVGNYAYVAGHPMKPHRIRMAHSLIMNYGLYTKMEIYRAKPASKYEMTQFHTDEYIDFLHKVTPDNMDSYAKEQSKYNVGDDCPVFDGLFEFCGISAGGTMEGAARLNRGKCDVAVNWAGGLHHAKKSEASGFCYVNDIVLGIIELLRYKQRVLYIDIDVHHGDGVEEAFYTTDRVMTVSFHKYGEYFPGTGELRDIGVGAGKNYAVNFPLRDGITDDTYKNIFEPVIEAVMTYYGPEAIVLQCGGDSLSGDRLGCFNLSMAGHANCVKYVKSFGVPVIVLGGGGYTMRNVARTWAYETGELVGEKMSKQLPFNDYYEYFAPDYELDVRPSNMENANSHDYLHKIKSTVIDNIRRTGRPSVEAFTNIPNNPLLRAEDSDAEDAEDDMDTDMNPDVRSTQRQQDQRIEANGELYDESDDEEYKNSLGVRAQPGTKKRRHITDFPNPNAAAPDGLDALKALDDTNGDSALSTRQTSPAERSQTRTPAIAEQSADDGDVDMDEAGATTAAAVTSTRSQSPAGVVTPPESPAAATAPAAAVPAPDVDMAGADEDTKADIAGEKQKGEAERDSENVKGEVRTEVAKDS, encoded by the exons ACTACGCCTACGTCGCCGGCCATCCCATGAAGCCCCACCGCATACGCATGGCCCACAGCCTGATTATGAATTACGGCCTGTACACCAAGATGGAGATCTAC CGCGCAAAACCCGCCTCCAAGTACGAGATGACGCAGTTCCACACGGACGAGTACATCGACTTCCTCCACAAGGTCACCCCCGACAACATGGACAGCTACGCTAAGGAGCAGAGCAAGTACAATGTGGGAGACGACTGCCCCGTCTTCGACGGCCTCTTCGAGTTCTGCGGCATCAGCGCCGGCGGCACCATGGAGGGCGCCGCCCGCCTGAACAGAGGCAAGTGCGACGTCGCAGTCAATTGGGCTGGCGGTCTGCATCACGCAAAGAAGAGCGAGGCCAGTGGCTTCTGCTACGTCAATG ACATCGTCCTGGGTATCATCGAGCTGCTCCGCTACAAGCAGCGCGTGCTCTACATCGACATCGACGTCCACCACGGTGACGGTGTCGAGGAGGCCTTCTACACCACCGACCGTGTCATGACCGTCTCCTTCCACAAGTACGGCGAGTACTTCCCCGGCACCGGCGAGCTCCGCGACATCGGCGTAGGCGCCGGCAAGAACTATGCCGTCAACTTCCCCCTCCGCGACGGCATCACAGACGACACCTACAAGAACATCTTCGAGCCCGTCATCGAGGCCGTCATGACGTACTACGGCCCCGAGGCTATTGTCCTCCAGTGCGGCGGTGACAGTCTGTCAGGAGACCGCCTGGGCTGCTTCAACCTGAGCATGGCAGGCCACGCCAACTGCGTCAAGTACGTAAAGAGCTTCGGCGTGCCTGTCATCGTgctgggcggcggcggctacACCATGCGCAACGTTGCCCGAACCTGGGCCTACGAGACGGGAGAGCTGGTCGGAGAGAAAATGTCCAAGCAGCTGCCCTTCAACGACTACTACGAATACTTTGCCCCCGATTACGAGCTCGACGTACGGCCTTCGAACATGGAGAACGCCAACTCGCACGACTACCTGCACAAAATCAAGTCGACCGTCATCGACAACATTCGACGAACGGGCAGGCCTTCCGTTGAGGCTTTCACAAACATTCCAAACAACCCGCTGCTGCGCGCCGAAGACTCCGATGCCGAAGACGCTGAAGACGACATGGACACAGACATGAACCCTGATGTGCGCTCTACCCAACGCCAGCAGGATCAGCGGATCGAGGCCAACGGAGAGCTCTACGACGAGAGCGACGATGAAGAGTACAAAAACAGCCTGGGAGTACGTGCCCAACCAGGCACAAAGAAACGACGACACATTACAGACTTCCCAAACCCCAACGCGGCGGCACCGGATGGTCTTGACGCCCTCAAAGCTCTGGACGACACCAACGGCGATAGTGCCCTCTCCACAAGGCAGACTTCGCCGGCTGAGAGATCGCAGACACGCACGCCTGCAATAGCGGAGCAGAGCGCCGACGACGGTGATGTCGACATGGACGAAGCCGGTGCAACGACGGCTGCTGCTGTCACGTCGACCAGATCACAGTCCCCCGCCGGCGTCGTCACCCCACCAGAGTCGCCCGCTGCAGCTACGGCACCCGCCGCTGCCGTCCCTGCGCCCGACGTCGATATGGCCGGTGCGGACGAAGACACAAAAGCAGACATTGCTGGAGAGAAACAAAAAGGCGAAGCTGAGCGCGACTCTGAGAATGTCAAGGGCGAGGTGCGGACAGAGGTTGCCAAGGACAGCTAG